The Pyrenophora tritici-repentis strain M4 chromosome 10, whole genome shotgun sequence genome contains a region encoding:
- a CDS encoding LUC7, U1 snRNP component, mediates U1 snRNP association with cap-binding complex — protein sequence MAAAETRRLLEQLMGEQLMSGTDQRAPQLPITDPKVCRSYLVGNCPHDLFTNTKNELGPCPKVHNEALKAEYADASDDQKRRWGFDFDYMRDMQHHIDSCNRKIESAQRRLEKTPEEIRQTNALLKAIHELEKSIEAGMLEIKIMGEEGMVNMAVQEFTKIRYKKAEKEERERELRALSDTGGPSGHQKLQVCDVCGAYLSRLDNDRRLADHFYGKMHLGYAQMRKSYDALTKELKDRPQPGRNSYTPSATSQPQIFSLALDHTTDGNSSPGGQLAIGGIPNVQHDGNWVTVPIQPIAKNVYAYYAINIDGFDITSPISSP from the exons ATGGCTGCCGCAGAGACGCGTCGACTACTTG AGCAGCTTATGGGTGAGCAGCTTATGAGCGGAACCGACCAGCGCGCGCCTCAGCTTCCAATCACCGACCCCAAGGTCTGCCGCTCCTATCTTGTCGGAAACTGCCCTCATGATCTCTTCACAAACACTAAGAACGAACTGGGGCCCTGCCCTAAGGTGCACAACGAAGCGCTCAAGGCCGAGTATGCCGACGCCAGCGATGATCAGAAGCGCAGATGGGGCTTTGACTTCGACTATATGCGCGACATGCAGCATCACATTGACAGTTGCAACCGCAAGATAGAGTCCGCCCAGCGCCGCTTAGAAAAGACGCCCGAGGAGATCCGACAGACCAACGCTCTC CTCAAAGCCATTCACGAACTCGAGAAATCAATCGAAGCCGGCATGCTCGAGATTAAAATCATGGGCGAGGAAGGCATGGTTAACATGGCCGTGCAGGAATTTACAAAGATCCGCTACAAGAAGGCGGAAAAGGAAGAGCGTGAGCGCGAGCTTAGGGCCCTTTCGGATACTGGCGGTCCCTCTGGGCACCAGAAGCTTCAAGTATGCGATGTTTGCGGTGCGTATCTTAGTCGGTTGGACAATGATCGTCGTCTAGCAGACCACTTTTACGGCAAGATGCATCTTGGCTATGCCCAAATGCGCAAGTCTTACGATGCCCTGACCAAGGAGCTCAAGGACAGGCCGCAACCCGGCCGCAACTCATACACTCCCTCGG CAACATCCCAACCCCAAATCTTCAGCCTGGCACTCGACCACACTACAGACGGAAACTCCAGTCCAGGCGGCCAGCTAGCTATCGGTGGTATACCTAACGTGCAGCATGATGGCAACTGGGTCACCGTGCCTATCCAACCGATTGCGAAAAACGTCTACGCATATTACGCTATCAACATCGATGGCTTCGATATCACATCACCAATATCTTCTCCGTGA
- a CDS encoding FtsJ, 23S rRNA methylase, whose protein sequence is MGKSSKDKRDAYYRLAKEEGWRARSAYKLLQLDEEFNLFEGVTRVVDLCAAPGSWSQVLSRVLIKGEKFGRAGWQEKQAAMRDQVLGLDKKVATTEKKGDVEVKAEESKPREGVRIVAIDLQPMSPLEGVTTMRADITHPSTIPLMLKALDPDTYDPNATTGSSPVDLVISDGAPDVTGLHDLDIYVQSQLLWAALNLALCVLKPGGKFVAKIFRGKDVDLLFAQLKIVFERVRVAKPRSSRASSIEAFVVCEGFCPPKGFTASLDKPLGAGTQLPSPEKSETTKLEKKILRHVRDDGAIEIDLGDESDDEEDIEEGGQRWIAPFLACGDLSAYDSDATYHLPKDRVSLDPVQPPTAPPYKRALEMRKLAGGAYGKTKGRAEQTVS, encoded by the coding sequence ATGGGAAAATCTTCAAAAGACAAGCGTGATGCGTACTATAGGCTAGCAAAAGAGGAGGGATGGCGGGCACGATCAGCGTACAAACTATTACAGCTGGACGAAGAATTCAATCTATTCGAAGGCGTCACACGAGTCGTGGATCTATGTGCAGCACCAGGAAGTTGGAGTCAGGTGCTATCGCGCGTGCTCATCAAGGGCGAGAAATTTGGGCGAGCGGGATGGCAAGAGAAGCAAGCTGCAATGCGGGATCAAGTCTTGGGTCTGGATAAGAAGGTCGCGACGACAGAAAAGAAGGGAGACGTTGAGGTCAAGGCGGAAGAGTCGAAACCAAGGGAGGGAGTACGCATTGTCGCCATCGACCTCCAACCTATGAGCCCACTTGAAGGCGTAACGACTATGCGCGCCGATATAACGCATCCCTCAACTATCCCACTGATGCTCAAGGCCCTCGACCCAGATACCTATGACCCCAATGCAACAACTGGCTCTTCACCCGTCGACCTCGTCATCTCAGACGGCGCACCTGATGTAACCGGCCTACACGACTTAGACATTTACGTACAAAGTCAGCTTCTCTGGGCCGCGCTCAACCTCGCTCTCTGCGTGCTCAAACCCGGGGGCAAATTTGTTGCCAAGATCTTCCGGGGCAAAGACGTCGATCTCCTCTTTGCCCAACTCAAAATCGTCTTCGAGCGGGTCCGCGTCGCAAAACCAAGAAGTAGTCGCGCAAGCAGCATCGAAGCCTTTGTCGTATGTGAGGGTTTCTGCCCACCAAAGGGCTTCACTGCAAGCCTCGATAAGCCCCTCGGTGCAGGAACTCAACTACCCAGCCCAGAAAAGTCAGAGACTACGAAACTGGAAAAGAAGATTTTACGACATGTGAGGGACGACGGCGCCATCGAAATAGATCTTGGTGATGAAAGCGACGATGAGGAAGACATCGAGGAAGGCGGCCAGCGATGGATAGCACCATTCCTTGCTTGTGGTGATCTTTCGGCTTACGATTCAGATGCAACATATCATCTACCCAAAGACAGAGTGAGTCTTGATCCTGTACAGCCGCCTACCGCACCACCGTACAAGAGGGCGCTGGAGATGAGGAAGCTGGCTGGAGGAGCATATGGCAAGACGAAAGGTAGAGCAGAGCAGACGGTATCGTAG
- a CDS encoding Tymo-45kd-70kd multi-domain protein encodes MADTTSKMKKPKDPGTEEHKDNSPLSDPATSATSTKTFHATPDPRESLHLPLFLVLPIIYTLLHLLIMPSPRPLLSRTFLLPLFTIIIASSLADVHWTHKLCILAVNKRIGEALNRRAAVYEETSEFTKRAVEKLDEVKTAYTRDWIKLCRYQSSAELAVLRCTTTSLEDMVRLLRVLGDKEGGGSGGKGSGDGCGKHRNRTGGGVKKSKGDTGTAMALSNADQIAATEERIKELKKDIVIAEKVEALYEREDLEIEEIRLLVEKEEEKIRTVDKEDKKLKVQLPTLDMRTHTTVEKLMRSKGVQEALDKQYEELDTFLQGFANTSGFIGEEEDMYDGLSFEELNNV; translated from the coding sequence ATGGCCGACACCACCAGCAAGATGAAGAAGCCCAAAGATCCCGGAACTGAAGAACACAAAGACAACAGCCCACTCAGCGACCCTGCCACATCCGCCACATCCACAAAAACCTTTCATGCCACGCCTGACCCCCGAGAATCCCTCCACCTCCCCCTTTTTCTCGTCCTCCCCATCATCTACACTCTTCTCCACCTACTCATCATGCCCTCGCCGCGGCCCCTCCTCTCACGCACCTTCCTCCTTCCCCTCTtcaccatcatcatcgccAGCAGCCTTGCCGACGTACACTGGACGCACAAGCTGTGCATCTTGGCCGTGAACAAGCGAATCGGGGAGGCCCTCAACCGGCGCGCGGCAGTGTATGAGGAAACTTCTGAGTTTACGAAACGGGCTGTGGAGAAGCTGGATGAGGTGAAGACAGCGTATACGAGGGATTGGATAAAGTTGTGCAGGTACCAGAGTAGTGCTGAGTTGGCTGTGTTGAGGTGTACTACGACGAGTTTGGAAGACATGGTGAGGCTGCTGAGGGTGTTGGGTGACAAGGAGGGTGGTGGGAGTGGTGGGAAAGGCAGTGGAGATGGATGTGGCAAGCATAGGAATCGTACCGGTGGCGGTGTCAAGAAGAGCAAAGGTGATACTGGAACTGCGATGGCATTGTCGAACGCAGACCAGATTGCGGCAACGGAGGAGCGCATCAAGGAGTTGAAGAAGGATATCGTCATTGCAGAAAAGGTGGAAGCGCTGTATGAGAGAGAGGATCTTGAGATCGAAGAGATAAGGCTGCTTgtggagaaggaggaggagaagatACGGACCGTTGACAAGGAGGATAAGAAACTAAAGGTACAGCTTCCGACCTTGGATATGCGGACCCATACGACTGTTGAGAAGCTTATGCGGTCAAAGGGAGTGCAAGAGGCGCTGGATAAACAGTATGAAGAGTTGGATACGTTCTTGCAGGGTTTTGCGAATACATCAGGGTTTATaggagaggaagaagacATGTATGACGGCTTAAGCTTTGAGGAGCTGAACAATGTGTAG
- a CDS encoding MhpC, hydrolase or acyltransferase (alpha-beta hydrolase superfamily) translates to MIFLQILAFLAVTAAPQNNNSIPHETPAIRSYFYVGGNYISDNNGGHIFANQMYVEKLSPINNPGTIYYKNINNDTTTPVPVILIHGQAQTGTNFLNKPDGNRGWASQFLEAGHTVYILDQTARGRSAVTPGTTTQLSTYSAEYIESRFTAPQRSNLWPQAKLYTQWPGAGIMGDAIFDAFYASNVPFIANATAQQTAVQAAGAALLDRIGRPVWLVGHSQGGLMAPLIADARPQAVKGLVLLEPTGPPFRDAVFGDKAARKWGVADVPVAYEPRVVNPGVELVREEVVLEEEGAKGGNGNGNKTVRCLLQARSPPPRQLVNLKVLKMLVVTSESGYHAVYDQCTVAFLRQAGVVGVEHLRLEDVGMRGNGHFMFLEKNSKEIWEWVSGWMEKNS, encoded by the coding sequence ATGATATTCCTACAAATACTTGCATTCCTCGCTGTCACAGCGGCACCACAAAATAACAATTCCATACCCCACGAAACCCCGGCCATCCGATCCTACTTCTACGTCGGCGGCAATTACATATCCGATAATAATGGCGGCCACATCTTCGCCAACCAAATGTACGTTGAGAAGCTCTCACCCATAAACAACCCCGGTACGATCTACTACAAAAACATCAACAACGACACCACCACGCCAGTTCCCGTGATCCTTATCCACGGCCAAGCCCAAACCGGCACGAATTTCCTCAACAAGCCCGATGGCAACCGCGGCTGGGCATCTCAATTCCTAGAAGCCGGTCACACAGTCTACATCCTAGACCAAACAGCACGAGGACGATCTGCCGTAACACCAGGAACCACAACACAACTATCCACCTACTCCGCCGAATACATCGAATCCCGCTTCACCGCCCCACAGCGCTCAAACCTCTGGCCGCAAGCCAAACTGTACACGCAGTGGCCCGGAGCAGGCATCATGGGCGACGCCATCTTCGACGCCTTTTACGCGTCAAACGTGCCGTTTATTGCAAACGCGACAGCTCAGCAGACCGCTGTTCAGGCAGCGGGAGCGGCGCTGTTGGATCGGATTGGGAGGCCGGTGTGGTTGGTTGGTCATAGTCAAGGTGGGCTTATGGCGCCGCTTATTGCGGATGCGAGACCGCAGGCCGTGAAGGGGCTTGTGTTGTTGGAGCCTACGGGGCCGCCGTTTAGGGATGCGGTGTTTGGCGATAAGGCAGCGAGGAAGTGGGGGGTCGCTGATGTGCCGGTTGCGTATGAGCCGCGTGTTGTAAATCCGGGGGTTGAGTTGGTTAGGGAGGAGGTTGTGCTGGAGGAGGAGGGGGCGAAGGGCGGGAATGGGAATGGGAATAAGACGGTGAGGTGTTTATTGCAGGCGAGGAGTCCGCCGCCGAGACAGTTGGTTAATTTGAAGGTGTTGAAGATGCTGGTTGTTACGTCTGAGTCGGGGTATCATGCAGTTTATGATCAGTGTACTGTGGCGTTTTTGAGACAGGCGGGTGTTGTGGGGGTAGAACATTTGAGGTTGGAGGATGTGGGGATGAGGGGGAATGGACATTTTATGTTTTTGGAGAAGAATAGTAAGGAAATTTGGGAGTGGGTGAGTGGGTGGATGGAGAAGAACTCATGA
- a CDS encoding RNA binding effector protein Scp160, which translates to MASEAVASSATEGLTPAQKLMQEHADHHVTVEDVVDEEDIAHPPAAAKSADDGSTPLSEKAAGKQKADAAPAAPKKPALNTSSEEAFPALGPVKPRAQAAVAPTWGKKPASVTSNGVNGSAASNGTSTPIAIGRGPALPSMNIPGKHTERISLATHQVASRAELKKPINEIVRDINRRSKAKLEYKQAPGGLVFEATGPVEAVRQALKEVANEVGSKQSVDVPVPASVRAHIIGRQGSKIQEISKRTGARINVPKPEAGEDEDTIINVHIEGNALTAEMARREIDAIVNERTSTVNLRLKDIPAEFYPFLAGPNNVHTDRLVQGRDVNIQIPTYHTWQSQAPPQASRGQPVPFAPQANFPIQISGDRAAAQELQAELERRAQQLRQQLAIEQRSIERGRHQFIVGDRGHSLHDFLEETGCSIVMPPSSDDSETVYIVGPPNKIEQGINKLEDLAASMTMATADAAREHRGPNAQAHAHNITRYLRQRKALADLERKHEASIVVPTDRDAPTGWEIYARDGKNSMKARGDIMSVFASHPPSRFATMNVDPFYHQFLRQRNAPKVRQDHGVHIVFPDESEQSPELVLVYEGQTPYEEYAIPRGAPSPAEIKAYQQGLRDAQQYILGLTKDQPQIEARGLESNPKFHRKIEQFVNDSQKGLTPDQVPVQALFGQRRPEAHSQSNNSFAIRGPASAVDELNAKILAFIEQAEKDELERNHVTAFDYPQKYASHLVGKGGENIQRLRQKYDVDVQINDGKVELKGPSAKAQQCKKDILDMAKKLEDEATHILKVKPQYHRDLIGSGGKQVERLQDRYSVRINFPRRAQNDDEAGEASSQKNVRSGQNQDEVIIRGPRKGADEARDEVLSLLQYLMDNSHTDTVSVAQSNIPRLIGSGGREMENLRLETGCQIDVPGAREGADPSGRAEIKLKGTKKAVEEAKKILQQRAREFDDTVVETLDVDRKHHRNLIGGSGANIRSIVTSAGGPDNSRDLARMVRFPRAESDESTIRVEGPKTVVEKIIAALKAQAASLENQTSETIEISPDKHRLLIGRGGETRRSLESQLNIQLDIPKQTTTGAARSQVKITGEPAAVEKAKEHILELVKGQEGETIQVPRYLHHTISDNGQFFRQLRNQLKVTVDHGSEQLPPKPAQTEAGKARKGANGALPLITDDATSGADEHSWEIVDNNAPEEGADLTATIPWILRGPTESLSKARQRLEQAIEAASKPSSTGYLILPDPRSYRLVVGPGGATINDLRKKTGTKIQVPRDQAKDEAIEIVGTKDGCEEARKLILDIVSKGGNGGRRDRS; encoded by the exons ATGGCATCTGAAGCAGTCGCCAGCTCGGCCACTGAGGGTCTCACCCCAGCCCAGAAGCTCATGCAAGAACATGCCGACCACCATGTCACCGTCGAGGACGTTGTCGACGAGGAGGATATCGCCCATCCTCCTGCCGCCGCCAAGTCTGCCGACGATGGCTCTACTCCTCTCAGTGAGAAGGCTGCTGGCAAGCAAAAGGCCGATGCCGCTCCTGCTGCCCCGAAGAAGCCGGCCCTGAACACTTCGTCTGAGGAGGCCTTTCCAGCCCTCGGCCCCGTCAAACCTCGCGCTCAAGCTGCTGTCGCGCCTACCTGGGGCAAGAAGCCTGCCTCTGTTACCTCCAACGGCGTCAATGGCAGTGCCGCCAGCAATGGCACGTCCACCCCGATCGCCATTGGCCGTGGCCCCGCCCTCCCGTCTATGAACATCCCCGGCAAGCACACGGAGCGCATCTCTCTCGCTACTCACCAGGTCGCTAGCCGCGCTGAGCTGAAGAAGCCCATCAACGAAATTGTCCGCGACATCAACAGGCGTTCCAAGGCTAAGCTCGAGTACAAGCAGGCACCAGGAGGTCTCGTCTTCGAGGCCACCGGTCCGGTTGAAGCTGTCCGCCAGGCTCTCAAGGAAGTCGCCAATGAGGTTGGCTCCAAG CAATCCGTCGATGTCCCTGTCCCTGCCTCTGTCCGCGCCCACATCATCGGTCGTCAAGGTTCCAAGATCCAGGAAATCAGCAAGCGCACCGGTGCCCGCATCAACGTCCCCAAGCCCGAAGCGggtgaggatgaggataccATTATCAACGTGCACATCGAGGGCAATGCTTTGACGGCTGAGATGGCTCGTCGCGAGATTGATGCTATTGTCAACGAACGCACCTCGACTGTCAACCTCCGCCTCAAGGACATCCCTGCCGAGTTCTATCCTTTCCTCGCAGGCCCGAACAACGTTCATACTGATAGGCTTGTGCAGGGTCGTGACGTGAACATCCAGATCCCAACCTACCACACCTGGCAGTCGCAGGCTCCCCCTCAGGCCTCCCGAGGCCAACCCGTTCCTTTTGCTCCCCAGGCCAACTTCCCCATTCAGATCTCTGGTGACCGCGCCGCTGCCCAGGAGCTACAGGCTGAACTCGAACGCCGTGCTCAGCAGCTCCGCCAGCAATTGGCTATTGAGCAGCGATCCATCGAGCGTGGTAGGCACCAGTTCATCGTCGGTGACCGGGGCCACTCTCTCCATGACTTCTTGGAGGAGACTGGCTGCAGCATCGTCATGCCTCCTAGCTCGGATGATAGCGAGACTGTCTATATTGTTGGCCCACCCAATAAGATTGAGCAGGGTATTAACAAACTCGAGGACCTCGCCGCCAGCATGACCATGGCCACTGCTGACGCTGCTCGCGAGCACAGGGGTCCTAATGCTCAAGCACATGCACACAACATCACCCGCTACTTACGTCAACGCAAGGCTTTGGCTGACCTTGAGCGCAAGCACGAGGCCAGTATCGTCGTTCCCACTGACCGCGACGCCCCCACTGGCTGGGAGATTTATGCGCGTGACGGCAAGAACAGCATGAAGGCTCGTGGAGACATCATGAGTGTCTTTGCGTCTCACCCTCCCAGCAGGTTTGCTACCATGAACGTAGATCCTTTCTACCACCAGTTCCTGCGCCAGCGTAACGCACCAAAGGTTCGACAGGACCACGGTGTGCACATTGTCTTCCCCGACGAGTCTGAGCAATCACCAGAATTAGTCCTCGTTTACGAAGGCCAGACTCCATATGAGGAATATGCTATTCCGCGCGGCGCACCCTCTCCAGCTGAGATCAAAGCATACCAGCAAGGTCTGCGCGACGCTCAGCAATACATCCTTGGCCTGACCAAGGACCAACCACAAATCGAAGCCCGTGGTCTTGAGTCCAACCCCAAGTTCCATCGCAAGATTGAGCAGTTTGTCAACGACTCACAAAAGGGACTTACTCCTGACCAAGTCCCTGTCCAGGCTTTGTTCGGCCAACGACGGCCTGAGGCCCACAGCCAGTCCAATAACAGCTTTGCCATTCGTGGACCTGCGAGCGCGGTTGACGAGCTCAACGCTAAGATTCTTGCTTTCATTGAGCAAGCTGAGAAGGATGAGCTTGAGCGCAACCATGTCACCGCCTTCGACTACCCACAAAAGTATGCAAGCCATCTTGTTGGCAAGGGTGGAGAGAACATTCAGCGTCTGCGCCAAAAGTACGATGTCGATGTTCAGATCAACGATGGCAAGGTTGAGCTCAAGGGACCTTCTGCCAAGGCCCAACAATGCAAGAAGGATATCCTTGACATGGCTAAGAAGCTTGAGGACGAGGCTACTCACATCCTAAAGGTCAAGCCCCAATACCACCGTGACCTCATCGGCAGCGGTGGTAAACAAGTTGAGCGTCTTCAGGACCGTTACAGTGTGCGCATCAACTTCCCCCGACGAGCGCAAAACGATGACGAGGCTGGTGAAGCATCGTCACAGAAGAACGTTCGTAGTGGTCAGAACCAGGATGAGGTCATCATCCGCGGACCCAGGAAGGGTGCTGACGAGGCTCGTGATGAGGTGCTCAGTCTGCTGCAGTACCTCATGGACAACTCACATACCGACACTGTCTCGGTTGCGCAGAGCAACATCCCGCGACTGATTGGATCAGGTGGTCGCGAGATGGAGAACCTCCGCTTGGAGACCGGCTGCCAGATTGATGTTCCTGGCGCCCGTGAGGGCGCTGATCCTTCTGGTCGCGCAGAGATCAAGCTCAAGGGTACCAAGAAGGCTGTTGAAGAGGCAAAGAAGATCCTCCAACAGCGTGCTCGGGAATTTGATGACACTGTTGTTGAGACTCTTGACGTGGACAGGAAGCACCACAGGAACCTCATTGGAGGCAGCGGCGCAAACATTCGCTCCATTGTTACTTCAGCCGGCGGACCAGACAACTCTCGTGATTTGGCCCGTATGGTGCGATTCCCTCGCGCAGAGTCAGATGAATCGACTATCCGCGTAGAAGGCCCTAAGACTGTGGTCGAGAAGATCATTGCTGCATTGAAGGCACAGGCGGCCTCGTTGGAGAACCAGACTAGCGAGACCATTGAGATCTCTCCAGACAAGCACCGTCTGCTCATCGGTCGTGGTGGCGAGACACGTCGCTCTCTTGAATCGCAGCTCAACATCCAGTTGGATATCCCCAAGCAGACAACGACTGGCGCAGCCCGTAGTCAGGTCAAGATTACTGGTGAGCCTGCCGCTGTCGAGAAGGCCAAGGAGCACATTCTCGAGCTCGTTAAGGGCCAGGAAGGCGAGACTATCCAGGTCCCACGATACCTCCACCACACCATCTCAGACAACGGCCAGTTCTTCCGTCAACTCCGCAACCAGCTCAAGGTTACTGTCGACCATGGCAGTGAACAGCTTCCTCCCAAGCCTGCGCAGACCGAAGCTGGAAAGGCTAGGAAGGGTGCCAACGGCGCTCTGCCTTTGATCACCGACGATGCTACCTCAGGAGCCGATGAGCACTCATGGGAGATTGTCGACAACAATGCACCTGAGGAGGGTGCCGATCTTACGGCTACCATCCCCTGGATCCTACGCGGTCCTACTGAGAGCTTGTCCAAGGCCCGCCAGAGGCTTGAGCAGGCCATTGAGGCTGCTTCCAAGCCTTCCTCTACTGGTTACCTCATCCTGCCCGACCCTCGAAGCTACAG GCTCGTTGTCGGACCTGGAGGTGCCACCATCAACGATCTTCGCAAGAAGACGGGTACCAAGATCCAAGTCCCCCGTGACCAGGCCAAGGATGAGGCCATTGAGATTGTCGGTACCAAAGACGGTTGCGAGGAGGCTCGCAAGCTGATCCTCGACATTGTCTCCAAGGGTGGTAACGGTGGCCGCCGAGACCGCTCTTAA